Proteins encoded within one genomic window of Candidatus Cloacimonadota bacterium:
- a CDS encoding TM2 domain-containing protein produces MHCTNCGKEVDPKAVICPSCGVQINQNAPIVEGEGKDWLTALLLCLFIGPLGIHRFYTGHTVIGIIQILTVGGCGIWTLIDLIQIITGSFRDANGNPLVKKN; encoded by the coding sequence ATGCACTGCACAAATTGTGGAAAAGAAGTCGACCCCAAAGCTGTTATCTGCCCATCCTGCGGCGTACAGATCAACCAAAACGCCCCCATAGTCGAGGGCGAAGGTAAGGATTGGCTCACTGCTCTTTTACTTTGTCTCTTTATTGGACCCCTCGGGATCCACAGATTCTACACCGGACACACTGTTATCGGCATCATCCAGATTTTAACTGTCGGCGGGTGTGGAATTTGGACTCTTATCGATCTGATCCAGATCATCACCGGGTCTTTCCGCGATGCGAACGGTAACCCGTTGGTTAAGAAAAACTAA
- a CDS encoding DUF2752 domain-containing protein, whose product MRTVTRWLRKTKLSRAIFSIIWITGLTLFLALTPLASLEQGRSLCLIKNISGHNCPGCGITRAIAAILKGKFTVAFSYNPLIIVVFPLLAWVI is encoded by the coding sequence ATGCGAACGGTAACCCGTTGGTTAAGAAAAACTAAGCTCTCACGAGCGATATTCTCGATAATCTGGATCACAGGCCTGACCCTCTTTCTGGCGCTCACACCGCTGGCAAGCTTGGAACAGGGACGCAGCCTGTGCCTCATTAAAAACATTAGCGGACATAATTGCCCTGGCTGTGGTATCACCAGGGCAATTGCCGCTATCCTCAAGGGCAAATTCACCGTAGCTTTTTCCTATAACCCCCTCATTATAGTCGTTTTTCCTCTGCTTGCCTGGGTAATT
- the uvrB gene encoding excinuclease ABC subunit UvrB, which yields MGIFKLKTDYSPSGDQPEAIIALEEGIRAGKQHQVLLGVTGSGKTFTIANLISRFDRPTLVLSHNKTLAAQLYGELRQLFPENAVEYFISYYDYYQPEAYIPGKDIYIEKDSDINEQIEKLRLRATMSLMERRDVIIVASVSCIYGLGVPEEYREALIRLETGMKMDRDELLKKLVAAHYSRNDIAFERGAFRVRGDIVDIYPAYLEHCLRVEFFGDEISRLEKLHPISYQSLGEVSEYPVYPAIHFLMGEEKLQKALVSIEDEMNERVAWYLANQRYVEADRLQSRTRFDLEMLAELGYCSGIENYTRHLTGAKPGEPPNCLLDYFPEDFIFVIDESHATIPQVHGMYGGDYTRKKNLVDYGFRLPSAFDNRPLRFDEFEKYLRTVVFVSATPADYELELTQGEIVEQVIRPTGLLDPEIEIKPIHNQVDDLIIQIRERVAKNHKVLVMTLTKRMSEDLSIYLQNAGIKARYLHSEIDSIERAQVIRSLRLGEYDVIVGVNLLREGLDLPEVSLVAILDADKTGFLRSTRSLIQISGRAARNIDGKVVFYADEITDAIQQTLDVTNRRRAKQLKYNEEHGITPRTISKTIDQIMQSTAIAEGYASIGEEEEEKDLKPSKEDFYQYLDLDNKDKMIGLLKKEMKRAASKLNFERAAELRDKIAELQKG from the coding sequence ATGGGAATATTTAAGCTCAAAACCGATTACAGCCCCAGCGGTGACCAGCCAGAAGCAATCATCGCTCTGGAGGAAGGAATCCGCGCCGGAAAACAGCATCAAGTGCTCTTGGGTGTGACGGGAAGCGGAAAAACCTTCACCATCGCGAATCTCATCTCCCGCTTCGACCGACCAACCCTGGTGCTTTCCCACAATAAAACGCTCGCGGCTCAGCTTTACGGGGAATTGAGGCAACTTTTCCCGGAAAACGCGGTGGAATATTTCATCAGCTATTACGATTATTATCAGCCGGAGGCCTACATCCCCGGTAAAGACATCTATATTGAAAAAGATTCCGACATCAACGAACAAATCGAAAAACTGCGCTTGAGAGCCACCATGAGCCTGATGGAACGCCGGGACGTTATCATCGTGGCTTCCGTTTCCTGCATCTACGGTCTGGGCGTACCGGAGGAATATCGCGAAGCGCTCATCCGCCTGGAAACGGGAATGAAGATGGATAGAGATGAATTGCTCAAAAAGCTGGTGGCAGCCCATTACAGCCGCAACGACATAGCTTTTGAGCGCGGCGCCTTCAGGGTGAGAGGCGACATCGTGGACATCTATCCCGCGTATCTGGAACACTGCCTGAGAGTGGAGTTTTTCGGCGATGAGATCAGCCGTTTGGAAAAACTGCATCCCATCTCATATCAAAGCCTGGGGGAGGTTTCCGAATATCCGGTTTACCCAGCCATCCACTTTTTGATGGGAGAGGAAAAACTGCAAAAAGCACTGGTTTCCATCGAGGATGAAATGAACGAGCGCGTGGCTTGGTATCTGGCAAACCAGCGCTACGTTGAAGCCGACCGACTGCAATCCCGAACCAGATTTGACCTGGAAATGTTGGCGGAATTGGGCTATTGTTCCGGCATTGAAAACTATACGCGTCACCTCACCGGCGCCAAACCGGGAGAGCCGCCGAACTGTCTTTTGGACTATTTTCCAGAGGATTTTATCTTCGTAATCGATGAATCCCACGCCACCATTCCCCAGGTGCACGGCATGTATGGCGGCGATTACACCCGCAAAAAGAACCTGGTGGATTACGGCTTCCGGCTGCCTTCGGCTTTTGACAACCGTCCGCTGCGCTTTGATGAGTTTGAAAAATATCTGCGTACGGTGGTTTTCGTCTCCGCCACCCCGGCAGATTATGAACTGGAGCTGACCCAAGGAGAAATCGTGGAACAGGTTATCCGCCCCACCGGACTGTTGGACCCCGAAATCGAAATCAAACCCATCCATAATCAGGTGGACGACCTCATTATCCAGATTCGGGAACGAGTGGCAAAAAACCATAAGGTGCTGGTGATGACCCTCACCAAACGCATGAGTGAAGACCTCAGCATCTACCTGCAAAACGCCGGTATCAAAGCCCGCTATCTGCACAGTGAGATTGATTCCATTGAGCGCGCCCAAGTTATACGCAGTCTGCGTTTAGGGGAATATGATGTGATTGTGGGCGTAAACTTGCTCCGTGAGGGTTTGGATTTGCCAGAAGTGTCGCTGGTGGCAATTTTGGACGCGGACAAAACCGGCTTTCTGCGTTCGACCCGCTCCCTCATCCAGATTTCCGGACGCGCAGCGAGAAACATCGATGGCAAGGTGGTTTTCTATGCGGATGAAATCACGGACGCCATTCAACAAACCCTCGATGTTACCAACCGTCGTCGCGCCAAGCAATTGAAATACAACGAGGAACACGGCATCACTCCGCGCACAATCAGCAAAACCATCGATCAAATCATGCAATCAACAGCCATCGCGGAAGGCTATGCCTCCATCGGCGAGGAAGAAGAGGAAAAAGACCTCAAGCCCTCAAAGGAAGATTTCTACCAATATCTGGATCTGGACAACAAGGACAAGATGATTGGGCTTTTAAAAAAGGAAATGAAACGAGCCGCTTCCAAGCTGAATTTTGAACGAGCCGCCGAATTGAGGGACAAAATAGCGGAGCTGCAAAAGGGGTGA
- a CDS encoding NifU family protein, whose product MIDKTKLEEVLDKVRPAIQADGGDVELVNIREDNVVEVRLTGACRGCPMATLTLKAGIERIVKEEIPEVKEVVSVK is encoded by the coding sequence ATGATCGACAAAACCAAACTTGAAGAAGTTCTGGACAAGGTTCGCCCTGCCATCCAAGCTGACGGTGGAGATGTTGAATTGGTGAACATTCGCGAAGATAACGTGGTTGAGGTCCGCCTCACCGGCGCTTGTCGCGGCTGCCCGATGGCCACGCTCACCCTCAAAGCCGGAATCGAACGCATTGTGAAGGAAGAGATCCCCGAAGTGAAGGAAGTGGTCTCAGTTAAATAG
- a CDS encoding T9SS type A sorting domain-containing protein — translation MRTTLLIIIALSLSLLGAVAADFCLTTASGVEARLHNLRLEPLRDADTSDSEYPQTIFVSKTYALPFQDAELQVHALEWNVFDRQGRLLYTEQNRNIDALSIGNKFTFREMRGFTVLIQTQFEEGENIRTLSSAEFSLNGNQPIQLPTSVSPAFVDAYRELADNYTSSYLRDLPVSRPKMLILSHTNLANYQKDFIQWKRQLGFDVFVAYQSEIGTTLTDYRNFIRNHYEEHRCDYLLLLGDATGQGPYTIPTAFFPSPEYNENDADDHQYTLLEGDDYFPEMLVGRFSFNEISEFISMANKTVLYEKTPFMGNTSWMKRGLAVAGNYAEGGLRPTTPVHMSRWLREKMLGIGYTVVDTVFYPPTYPGTSDIIGSINQGVQFVSYRGWGDANGWHFPSFHNPDLDATYNGPRMPVVFSIVCNTGDFANSVNPCFGEKWMRMGSMAQPNGCVAFVGPSDLHTKTRYNNSIGSGAFRSIFDYGVRGFGSSVLMGKVELYKNFPNELAPEQYVSFYFHVYNLLADPSLNMWVLVPQEFPQDIVEGGTQIPLSASHVRVDIPGNKGAMVTGTRDGLEFTHAQVKDGFAILPITPGDTSDITLTVSQENRVPRILTLNVSTEVGVGIVENNAAQQFLSPGETFNAEITLKNFSDTALQIDQLEIDAAEFADVSYSHSPFNLAPGASQNIQFSIQGHENIIPRRNITFSLQIPQQPVQQFQMYGGGAEFSIISHSGYFKNGATSEVHFELINRGVSTINAATVRCVSLTEAAVFQDEIIQLGTVAPGQIISFNTHITIGQLVWNGRNLPMKLLLSSGDYENTVFYSLTAGTPQTTSPTGPDEYGYFAYDSFDTDFDQVPVYEWIETDPALGGQGTVWEVMDDGSLTVDLPFSFRFYGRDYHHVTMCSNGWISLLPTDMVDFYNHYIPAALGPNAMIAGYWDDLKGMKTGIDDQGAGIFNNIRLVRWHDIANNRYIVQWNDAYNQYNIDLMENASLEKFQIILYPQEDRDGDIVIQYHTVDNPGITTNYCTVGIENHNQTVGLAYTHANQYSPTATPLQAGLAIKFTTNPPDPYLSGNDPALPPLFQLQQNFPNPFNPSTTLAFSIPASSHAELAIYNSRGQLVKTLWNDSLNAGNHSLVWDGRDDTGHPVASGIYLYKLNAGGQSQTRRMLLLK, via the coding sequence ATGCGAACCACTTTATTGATTATTATAGCGCTGTCCCTGAGCCTGCTGGGCGCAGTGGCGGCGGATTTTTGTTTAACCACCGCCTCCGGCGTCGAGGCGCGGCTCCACAATCTGCGTCTTGAACCTTTGCGGGATGCTGATACTTCCGATTCTGAATATCCGCAAACCATCTTTGTTTCCAAAACCTATGCCCTGCCTTTCCAGGATGCGGAATTGCAGGTCCACGCTCTTGAGTGGAACGTGTTTGACCGTCAGGGAAGGCTTCTTTACACGGAGCAAAACAGAAACATCGATGCCTTGTCCATCGGAAACAAATTCACCTTCAGGGAAATGCGCGGATTCACCGTTTTGATTCAAACACAATTTGAAGAAGGTGAGAACATCCGAACCCTTTCCAGCGCTGAATTCAGCCTCAACGGAAACCAGCCAATCCAGCTTCCCACCAGCGTTTCCCCCGCTTTCGTGGATGCCTATCGAGAATTGGCGGATAACTACACGAGTTCCTACCTCCGCGACCTACCCGTGTCGCGTCCCAAGATGCTCATTCTCAGTCACACAAACCTTGCCAACTACCAAAAGGATTTCATTCAATGGAAGCGCCAGCTTGGTTTTGATGTGTTTGTGGCATATCAAAGTGAAATTGGAACCACTCTCACCGACTATCGCAACTTCATCAGAAACCACTATGAAGAGCATCGCTGCGATTATCTCCTGCTTTTGGGTGACGCCACCGGGCAGGGACCCTACACCATTCCCACCGCCTTTTTCCCCTCTCCGGAATACAATGAAAATGACGCGGATGACCACCAATACACGCTTTTGGAAGGTGACGACTATTTTCCAGAAATGCTGGTGGGACGTTTTTCATTCAACGAAATTTCGGAATTCATCTCCATGGCAAACAAAACCGTTCTTTACGAAAAAACACCATTTATGGGAAACACGTCCTGGATGAAGCGCGGCTTGGCAGTGGCTGGAAACTATGCTGAAGGAGGATTGCGCCCAACCACTCCGGTTCATATGTCCCGCTGGCTCAGAGAAAAAATGTTGGGAATCGGCTACACCGTTGTGGACACGGTTTTCTATCCTCCCACCTACCCCGGCACCTCTGATATCATAGGTTCCATCAACCAGGGTGTGCAGTTCGTCAGCTATCGCGGTTGGGGCGACGCCAACGGTTGGCACTTCCCTTCTTTCCATAATCCCGACTTGGACGCCACCTACAACGGACCCAGAATGCCGGTGGTCTTTTCCATCGTTTGCAACACGGGAGATTTTGCCAACTCCGTGAACCCCTGTTTTGGCGAAAAATGGATGCGGATGGGAAGCATGGCTCAGCCCAACGGATGTGTGGCCTTCGTGGGACCTTCCGACCTCCATACAAAAACCAGATATAACAATTCCATCGGCAGCGGGGCTTTCCGAAGTATTTTCGATTATGGCGTGCGAGGCTTTGGCTCCAGCGTGCTGATGGGAAAAGTGGAACTGTATAAAAACTTTCCAAACGAACTTGCCCCGGAACAATACGTCTCCTTCTATTTCCACGTTTACAATCTTTTGGCAGATCCCAGCCTCAATATGTGGGTGTTGGTTCCTCAGGAATTCCCTCAAGACATTGTGGAAGGAGGAACTCAAATCCCGCTCAGCGCCTCTCACGTCCGTGTGGATATTCCCGGAAACAAGGGCGCCATGGTGACCGGAACCCGCGATGGACTTGAATTCACCCACGCCCAGGTGAAGGATGGTTTTGCCATTTTGCCCATCACCCCTGGCGATACCAGTGATATCACCCTTACAGTCAGCCAGGAAAATCGCGTTCCCAGAATTCTCACTCTCAATGTTTCCACCGAGGTTGGTGTCGGCATCGTGGAAAACAACGCTGCCCAACAGTTTCTTTCACCGGGTGAAACCTTTAACGCTGAAATCACTTTGAAAAACTTTTCCGACACAGCTCTGCAAATTGACCAGCTTGAAATCGACGCCGCGGAATTTGCCGACGTGAGCTATAGTCACAGCCCCTTCAACCTTGCCCCGGGCGCCAGTCAAAACATCCAGTTTAGCATTCAAGGACACGAAAACATCATTCCCCGCCGCAACATCACCTTCAGCCTCCAGATTCCCCAGCAACCCGTACAACAATTTCAGATGTATGGTGGCGGCGCCGAATTCAGCATCATCAGCCACAGCGGCTACTTCAAAAATGGAGCAACTTCCGAAGTTCATTTCGAGCTGATAAACAGAGGCGTGAGCACCATCAACGCCGCCACGGTTCGCTGCGTTTCCCTCACCGAAGCCGCGGTTTTTCAAGATGAAATTATCCAGCTTGGAACCGTTGCCCCTGGTCAAATCATATCCTTCAACACCCACATAACTATCGGCCAATTGGTTTGGAACGGGCGCAACCTCCCCATGAAATTGTTGCTTTCCAGCGGCGATTATGAAAATACGGTTTTCTACAGCCTCACCGCCGGAACGCCTCAAACCACCTCTCCCACCGGGCCGGATGAATATGGATATTTTGCCTACGACAGCTTCGATACCGATTTCGACCAAGTTCCGGTTTATGAGTGGATTGAAACCGATCCCGCTCTGGGTGGCCAGGGAACAGTTTGGGAGGTGATGGATGATGGCTCTCTCACAGTGGATTTACCTTTCAGCTTCCGGTTTTACGGCCGCGATTACCACCATGTAACCATGTGTTCAAATGGCTGGATCTCACTTCTGCCGACGGATATGGTGGATTTTTATAACCATTACATTCCCGCCGCGCTGGGGCCAAACGCCATGATTGCAGGCTATTGGGACGACCTCAAGGGCATGAAAACCGGGATTGATGACCAAGGCGCTGGAATTTTCAACAACATCCGCCTCGTCCGCTGGCACGACATCGCGAACAATCGCTATATTGTGCAATGGAATGATGCCTACAATCAATATAATATCGACCTCATGGAAAACGCCTCCCTGGAAAAATTCCAAATCATTCTCTATCCCCAGGAAGACCGTGATGGCGACATCGTTATTCAATATCACACCGTTGATAATCCCGGCATCACCACGAACTATTGCACCGTGGGAATTGAAAACCATAACCAAACTGTTGGCTTGGCATATACCCACGCGAACCAGTATTCACCCACTGCGACCCCTCTGCAAGCTGGACTGGCAATCAAATTCACCACCAATCCTCCGGATCCCTACCTTTCCGGCAATGATCCCGCCTTGCCGCCGCTTTTCCAGCTCCAGCAAAACTTCCCCAATCCTTTCAATCCAAGCACCACGCTGGCTTTCTCCATCCCGGCTTCATCTCATGCCGAGCTTGCCATCTACAACAGTAGGGGCCAGCTTGTGAAAACCCTTTGGAATGACAGCTTGAACGCTGGAAACCACAGCCTGGTTTGGGACGGACGCGACGACACGGGACATCCCGTGGCTTCCGGAATCTATCTTTACAAATTAAACGCGGGTGGTCAGAGCCAAACGCGCCGCATGCTGCTTCTGAAATAA